A stretch of the Glycine soja cultivar W05 chromosome 13, ASM419377v2, whole genome shotgun sequence genome encodes the following:
- the LOC114382462 gene encoding replication protein A 70 kDa DNA-binding subunit E-like isoform X1, which yields MDLKENCTYVMHNFKVIKNNGQYRVCDHQFKLVFIGVTVVRECVLGDIPFRKYRFAGFADVVAGQFERGLFVDVIGVVEEVVFRQVSGKGRRVVFKLKDLSQQFLSCTWWNDYCLQFLKFLDDYEGDGPIIVLLSHCTIKEAQGSYPASINNSFKASKLIINQPVMEIQEFNERLAELGIEAQSGFKSHGEGSTQLLGSIQLSSKESFFGKAEAKTIVDINTISEKLFVTVGTITRIVLDNHSWCYTTCIQCHKKRDAEMAPFRCACSKYNKEVVLRYRLEVMINQGNESTKFLLWDRECSELIGQSADAVNKLKIEDGDVDLNASPQALDKLLGHELAFKIKVQPKFRNSAVLKCSADSSMINAVMDMLADAETSSKMDIPVSDFNHSAQHESQSLSVTADHDSMLGLALTPTKRQTFQDCDDEAGTSQI from the exons atggacttGAAAGAAAATTGTACTTATGTCATGCACAATTTTAAAGTGATAAAAAACAATGGTCAGTATAGAGTGTGTGATCATCAATTTAAATTGGTGTTTATTGGGGTTACTGTTGTGAGGGAGTGTGTTCTAGGGGACATCCCTTTTAGAAAATACAGGTTTGCTGGATTTGCAGATGTTGTGGCTGGCCAGTTTGAACGTGGACTATTTGTTG ATGTTATTGGTGTTGTGGAGGAGGTTGTCTTTCGGCAAGTTTCAGGAAAAGGTAGAAGGGTAGTCTTCAAATTAAAGGACTTGAG CCAGCAATTTCTATCTTGCACTTGGTGGAATGATTATTGCTTGCAGTTTTTGAAGTTCTTAGATGATTATGAAGGTGATGGCCCAATTATAGTTCTATTAAGCCATTGTACGATCAAGGAAGCGCAGG GATCTTATCCCGCATCGATCAACAATTCTTTCAAGGCTTCAAAGTTAATTATTAACCAGCCTGTGATGGAGATTCAAGAATTCAATGAACG GCTTGCAGAGTTGGGCATTGAGGCCCAGTCAGGTTTTAAATCCCATGGTGAAGGGAGTACACAACTTTTAGGTTCTATCCAATTATCATCAAAAGAATCATTCTTTGGCAAGGCTGAGGCAAAGACTATTGTTGACATTAACACCATCTCTGAA AAATTGTTTGTCACTGTTGGCACAATTACTAGGATTGTTCTGGACAATCATTCATGGTGTTATACAACTTGCATTCAGTGCCATAAAAAAAGGGATGCAGAGATGGCGCCCTTTAGATGTGCATGCAGCAAATACAATAAGGAAGTTGTGCTTAG GTATAGGCTTGAGGTGATGATCAACCAAGGAAATGAAAGCACAAAATTCCTGCTTTGGGACCGTGAATGCAGTGAATTAATTGGCCAATCAGCTGATGCAGTTAATAAGCTTAAAattgaag ATGGTGATGTTGATTTGAATGCTTCACCCCAAGCACTTGATAAGCTGTTGGGTCATGAACTTGCTTTCAAGATAAAGGTGCAACCCAAGTTCAGGAATTCTGCTGTTTTGAAGTGTTCAGCTGACTCGAGCATGATAAATGCTGTGATGGATATGCTAGCTGATGCTGAG ACATCTTCAAAAATGGATATCCCGGTTTCTGATTTCAATCATTCTGCTCAACATGAATCT CAATCCCTCTCTGTGACAGCAGATCATGATTCCATGCTTGGACTTGCCTTGACGCCTACCAAGCGGCAGACATTTCAGGATTGTGATGATGAAGCAGGGACCTCTCAAATTTAA
- the LOC114382462 gene encoding replication protein A 70 kDa DNA-binding subunit E-like isoform X4, whose product MDLKENCTYVMHNFKVIKNNGQYRVCDHQFKLVFIGVTVVRECVLGDIPFRKYRFAGFADVVAGQFERGLFVDVIGVVEEVVFRQVSGKGRRVVFKLKDLSQQFLSCTWWNDYCLQFLKFLDDYEGDGPIIVLLSHCTIKEAQGSYPASINNSFKASKLIINQPVMEIQEFNERLAELGIEAQSGFKSHGEGSTQLLGSIQLSSKESFFGKAEAKTIVDINTISEKLFVTVGTITRIVLDNHSWCYTTCIQCHKKRDAEMAPFRCACSKYNKEVVLRLEVMINQGNESTKFLLWDRECSELIGQSADADGDVDLNASPQALDKLLGHELAFKIKVQPKFRNSAVLKCSADSSMINAVMDMLADAETSSKMDIPVSDFNHSAQHESQSLSVTADHDSMLGLALTPTKRQTFQDCDDEAGTSQI is encoded by the exons atggacttGAAAGAAAATTGTACTTATGTCATGCACAATTTTAAAGTGATAAAAAACAATGGTCAGTATAGAGTGTGTGATCATCAATTTAAATTGGTGTTTATTGGGGTTACTGTTGTGAGGGAGTGTGTTCTAGGGGACATCCCTTTTAGAAAATACAGGTTTGCTGGATTTGCAGATGTTGTGGCTGGCCAGTTTGAACGTGGACTATTTGTTG ATGTTATTGGTGTTGTGGAGGAGGTTGTCTTTCGGCAAGTTTCAGGAAAAGGTAGAAGGGTAGTCTTCAAATTAAAGGACTTGAG CCAGCAATTTCTATCTTGCACTTGGTGGAATGATTATTGCTTGCAGTTTTTGAAGTTCTTAGATGATTATGAAGGTGATGGCCCAATTATAGTTCTATTAAGCCATTGTACGATCAAGGAAGCGCAGG GATCTTATCCCGCATCGATCAACAATTCTTTCAAGGCTTCAAAGTTAATTATTAACCAGCCTGTGATGGAGATTCAAGAATTCAATGAACG GCTTGCAGAGTTGGGCATTGAGGCCCAGTCAGGTTTTAAATCCCATGGTGAAGGGAGTACACAACTTTTAGGTTCTATCCAATTATCATCAAAAGAATCATTCTTTGGCAAGGCTGAGGCAAAGACTATTGTTGACATTAACACCATCTCTGAA AAATTGTTTGTCACTGTTGGCACAATTACTAGGATTGTTCTGGACAATCATTCATGGTGTTATACAACTTGCATTCAGTGCCATAAAAAAAGGGATGCAGAGATGGCGCCCTTTAGATGTGCATGCAGCAAATACAATAAGGAAGTTGTGCTTAG GCTTGAGGTGATGATCAACCAAGGAAATGAAAGCACAAAATTCCTGCTTTGGGACCGTGAATGCAGTGAATTAATTGGCCAATCAGCTGATGCAG ATGGTGATGTTGATTTGAATGCTTCACCCCAAGCACTTGATAAGCTGTTGGGTCATGAACTTGCTTTCAAGATAAAGGTGCAACCCAAGTTCAGGAATTCTGCTGTTTTGAAGTGTTCAGCTGACTCGAGCATGATAAATGCTGTGATGGATATGCTAGCTGATGCTGAG ACATCTTCAAAAATGGATATCCCGGTTTCTGATTTCAATCATTCTGCTCAACATGAATCT CAATCCCTCTCTGTGACAGCAGATCATGATTCCATGCTTGGACTTGCCTTGACGCCTACCAAGCGGCAGACATTTCAGGATTGTGATGATGAAGCAGGGACCTCTCAAATTTAA
- the LOC114382462 gene encoding replication protein A 70 kDa DNA-binding subunit E-like isoform X3, translating into MDLKENCTYVMHNFKVIKNNGQYRVCDHQFKLVFIGVTVVRECVLGDIPFRKYRFAGFADVVAGQFERGLFVDVIGVVEEVVFRQVSGKGRRVVFKLKDLSQQFLSCTWWNDYCLQFLKFLDDYEGDGPIIVLLSHCTIKEAQGSYPASINNSFKASKLIINQPVMEIQEFNERLAELGIEAQSGFKSHGEGSTQLLGSIQLSSKESFFGKAEAKTIVDINTISEKLFVTVGTITRIVLDNHSWCYTTCIQCHKKRDAEMAPFRCACSKYNKEVVLRYRLEVMINQGNESTKFLLWDRECSELIGQSADADGDVDLNASPQALDKLLGHELAFKIKVQPKFRNSAVLKCSADSSMINAVMDMLADAETSSKMDIPVSDFNHSAQHESQSLSVTADHDSMLGLALTPTKRQTFQDCDDEAGTSQI; encoded by the exons atggacttGAAAGAAAATTGTACTTATGTCATGCACAATTTTAAAGTGATAAAAAACAATGGTCAGTATAGAGTGTGTGATCATCAATTTAAATTGGTGTTTATTGGGGTTACTGTTGTGAGGGAGTGTGTTCTAGGGGACATCCCTTTTAGAAAATACAGGTTTGCTGGATTTGCAGATGTTGTGGCTGGCCAGTTTGAACGTGGACTATTTGTTG ATGTTATTGGTGTTGTGGAGGAGGTTGTCTTTCGGCAAGTTTCAGGAAAAGGTAGAAGGGTAGTCTTCAAATTAAAGGACTTGAG CCAGCAATTTCTATCTTGCACTTGGTGGAATGATTATTGCTTGCAGTTTTTGAAGTTCTTAGATGATTATGAAGGTGATGGCCCAATTATAGTTCTATTAAGCCATTGTACGATCAAGGAAGCGCAGG GATCTTATCCCGCATCGATCAACAATTCTTTCAAGGCTTCAAAGTTAATTATTAACCAGCCTGTGATGGAGATTCAAGAATTCAATGAACG GCTTGCAGAGTTGGGCATTGAGGCCCAGTCAGGTTTTAAATCCCATGGTGAAGGGAGTACACAACTTTTAGGTTCTATCCAATTATCATCAAAAGAATCATTCTTTGGCAAGGCTGAGGCAAAGACTATTGTTGACATTAACACCATCTCTGAA AAATTGTTTGTCACTGTTGGCACAATTACTAGGATTGTTCTGGACAATCATTCATGGTGTTATACAACTTGCATTCAGTGCCATAAAAAAAGGGATGCAGAGATGGCGCCCTTTAGATGTGCATGCAGCAAATACAATAAGGAAGTTGTGCTTAG GTATAGGCTTGAGGTGATGATCAACCAAGGAAATGAAAGCACAAAATTCCTGCTTTGGGACCGTGAATGCAGTGAATTAATTGGCCAATCAGCTGATGCAG ATGGTGATGTTGATTTGAATGCTTCACCCCAAGCACTTGATAAGCTGTTGGGTCATGAACTTGCTTTCAAGATAAAGGTGCAACCCAAGTTCAGGAATTCTGCTGTTTTGAAGTGTTCAGCTGACTCGAGCATGATAAATGCTGTGATGGATATGCTAGCTGATGCTGAG ACATCTTCAAAAATGGATATCCCGGTTTCTGATTTCAATCATTCTGCTCAACATGAATCT CAATCCCTCTCTGTGACAGCAGATCATGATTCCATGCTTGGACTTGCCTTGACGCCTACCAAGCGGCAGACATTTCAGGATTGTGATGATGAAGCAGGGACCTCTCAAATTTAA
- the LOC114382462 gene encoding uncharacterized protein LOC114382462 isoform X5 produces the protein MDLKENCTYVMHNFKVIKNNGQYRVCDHQFKLVFIGVTVVRECVLGDIPFRKYRFAGFADVVAGQFERGLFVDVIGVVEEVVFRQVSGKGRRVVFKLKDLSQQFLSCTWWNDYCLQFLKFLDDYEGDGPIIVLLSHCTIKEAQGSYPASINNSFKASKLIINQPVMEIQEFNERLAELGIEAQSGFKSHGEGSTQLLGSIQLSSKESFFGKAEAKTIVDINTISECHKKRDAEMAPFRCACSKYNKEVVLRYRLEVMINQGNESTKFLLWDRECSELIGQSADAVNKLKIEDGDVDLNASPQALDKLLGHELAFKIKVQPKFRNSAVLKCSADSSMINAVMDMLADAETSSKMDIPVSDFNHSAQHESQSLSVTADHDSMLGLALTPTKRQTFQDCDDEAGTSQI, from the exons atggacttGAAAGAAAATTGTACTTATGTCATGCACAATTTTAAAGTGATAAAAAACAATGGTCAGTATAGAGTGTGTGATCATCAATTTAAATTGGTGTTTATTGGGGTTACTGTTGTGAGGGAGTGTGTTCTAGGGGACATCCCTTTTAGAAAATACAGGTTTGCTGGATTTGCAGATGTTGTGGCTGGCCAGTTTGAACGTGGACTATTTGTTG ATGTTATTGGTGTTGTGGAGGAGGTTGTCTTTCGGCAAGTTTCAGGAAAAGGTAGAAGGGTAGTCTTCAAATTAAAGGACTTGAG CCAGCAATTTCTATCTTGCACTTGGTGGAATGATTATTGCTTGCAGTTTTTGAAGTTCTTAGATGATTATGAAGGTGATGGCCCAATTATAGTTCTATTAAGCCATTGTACGATCAAGGAAGCGCAGG GATCTTATCCCGCATCGATCAACAATTCTTTCAAGGCTTCAAAGTTAATTATTAACCAGCCTGTGATGGAGATTCAAGAATTCAATGAACG GCTTGCAGAGTTGGGCATTGAGGCCCAGTCAGGTTTTAAATCCCATGGTGAAGGGAGTACACAACTTTTAGGTTCTATCCAATTATCATCAAAAGAATCATTCTTTGGCAAGGCTGAGGCAAAGACTATTGTTGACATTAACACCATCTCTGAA TGCCATAAAAAAAGGGATGCAGAGATGGCGCCCTTTAGATGTGCATGCAGCAAATACAATAAGGAAGTTGTGCTTAG GTATAGGCTTGAGGTGATGATCAACCAAGGAAATGAAAGCACAAAATTCCTGCTTTGGGACCGTGAATGCAGTGAATTAATTGGCCAATCAGCTGATGCAGTTAATAAGCTTAAAattgaag ATGGTGATGTTGATTTGAATGCTTCACCCCAAGCACTTGATAAGCTGTTGGGTCATGAACTTGCTTTCAAGATAAAGGTGCAACCCAAGTTCAGGAATTCTGCTGTTTTGAAGTGTTCAGCTGACTCGAGCATGATAAATGCTGTGATGGATATGCTAGCTGATGCTGAG ACATCTTCAAAAATGGATATCCCGGTTTCTGATTTCAATCATTCTGCTCAACATGAATCT CAATCCCTCTCTGTGACAGCAGATCATGATTCCATGCTTGGACTTGCCTTGACGCCTACCAAGCGGCAGACATTTCAGGATTGTGATGATGAAGCAGGGACCTCTCAAATTTAA
- the LOC114382462 gene encoding replication protein A 70 kDa DNA-binding subunit E-like isoform X2, which produces MDLKENCTYVMHNFKVIKNNGQYRVCDHQFKLVFIGVTVVRECVLGDIPFRKYRFAGFADVVAGQFERGLFVDVIGVVEEVVFRQVSGKGRRVVFKLKDLSQQFLSCTWWNDYCLQFLKFLDDYEGDGPIIVLLSHCTIKEAQGSYPASINNSFKASKLIINQPVMEIQEFNERLAELGIEAQSGFKSHGEGSTQLLGSIQLSSKESFFGKAEAKTIVDINTISEKLFVTVGTITRIVLDNHSWCYTTCIQCHKKRDAEMAPFRCACSKYNKEVVLRLEVMINQGNESTKFLLWDRECSELIGQSADAVNKLKIEDGDVDLNASPQALDKLLGHELAFKIKVQPKFRNSAVLKCSADSSMINAVMDMLADAETSSKMDIPVSDFNHSAQHESQSLSVTADHDSMLGLALTPTKRQTFQDCDDEAGTSQI; this is translated from the exons atggacttGAAAGAAAATTGTACTTATGTCATGCACAATTTTAAAGTGATAAAAAACAATGGTCAGTATAGAGTGTGTGATCATCAATTTAAATTGGTGTTTATTGGGGTTACTGTTGTGAGGGAGTGTGTTCTAGGGGACATCCCTTTTAGAAAATACAGGTTTGCTGGATTTGCAGATGTTGTGGCTGGCCAGTTTGAACGTGGACTATTTGTTG ATGTTATTGGTGTTGTGGAGGAGGTTGTCTTTCGGCAAGTTTCAGGAAAAGGTAGAAGGGTAGTCTTCAAATTAAAGGACTTGAG CCAGCAATTTCTATCTTGCACTTGGTGGAATGATTATTGCTTGCAGTTTTTGAAGTTCTTAGATGATTATGAAGGTGATGGCCCAATTATAGTTCTATTAAGCCATTGTACGATCAAGGAAGCGCAGG GATCTTATCCCGCATCGATCAACAATTCTTTCAAGGCTTCAAAGTTAATTATTAACCAGCCTGTGATGGAGATTCAAGAATTCAATGAACG GCTTGCAGAGTTGGGCATTGAGGCCCAGTCAGGTTTTAAATCCCATGGTGAAGGGAGTACACAACTTTTAGGTTCTATCCAATTATCATCAAAAGAATCATTCTTTGGCAAGGCTGAGGCAAAGACTATTGTTGACATTAACACCATCTCTGAA AAATTGTTTGTCACTGTTGGCACAATTACTAGGATTGTTCTGGACAATCATTCATGGTGTTATACAACTTGCATTCAGTGCCATAAAAAAAGGGATGCAGAGATGGCGCCCTTTAGATGTGCATGCAGCAAATACAATAAGGAAGTTGTGCTTAG GCTTGAGGTGATGATCAACCAAGGAAATGAAAGCACAAAATTCCTGCTTTGGGACCGTGAATGCAGTGAATTAATTGGCCAATCAGCTGATGCAGTTAATAAGCTTAAAattgaag ATGGTGATGTTGATTTGAATGCTTCACCCCAAGCACTTGATAAGCTGTTGGGTCATGAACTTGCTTTCAAGATAAAGGTGCAACCCAAGTTCAGGAATTCTGCTGTTTTGAAGTGTTCAGCTGACTCGAGCATGATAAATGCTGTGATGGATATGCTAGCTGATGCTGAG ACATCTTCAAAAATGGATATCCCGGTTTCTGATTTCAATCATTCTGCTCAACATGAATCT CAATCCCTCTCTGTGACAGCAGATCATGATTCCATGCTTGGACTTGCCTTGACGCCTACCAAGCGGCAGACATTTCAGGATTGTGATGATGAAGCAGGGACCTCTCAAATTTAA
- the LOC114382462 gene encoding uncharacterized protein LOC114382462 isoform X6, producing the protein MDLKENCTYVMHNFKVIKNNGQYRVCDHQFKLVFIGVTVVRECVLGDIPFRKYRFAGFADVVAGQFERGLFVDVIGVVEEVVFRQVSGKGRRVVFKLKDLSQQFLSCTWWNDYCLQFLKFLDDYEGDGPIIVLLSHCTIKEAQGSYPASINNSFKASKLIINQPVMEIQEFNERLAELGIEAQSGFKSHGEGSTQLLGSIQLSSKESFFGKAEAKTIVDINTISECHKKRDAEMAPFRCACSKYNKEVVLRLEVMINQGNESTKFLLWDRECSELIGQSADAVNKLKIEDGDVDLNASPQALDKLLGHELAFKIKVQPKFRNSAVLKCSADSSMINAVMDMLADAETSSKMDIPVSDFNHSAQHESQSLSVTADHDSMLGLALTPTKRQTFQDCDDEAGTSQI; encoded by the exons atggacttGAAAGAAAATTGTACTTATGTCATGCACAATTTTAAAGTGATAAAAAACAATGGTCAGTATAGAGTGTGTGATCATCAATTTAAATTGGTGTTTATTGGGGTTACTGTTGTGAGGGAGTGTGTTCTAGGGGACATCCCTTTTAGAAAATACAGGTTTGCTGGATTTGCAGATGTTGTGGCTGGCCAGTTTGAACGTGGACTATTTGTTG ATGTTATTGGTGTTGTGGAGGAGGTTGTCTTTCGGCAAGTTTCAGGAAAAGGTAGAAGGGTAGTCTTCAAATTAAAGGACTTGAG CCAGCAATTTCTATCTTGCACTTGGTGGAATGATTATTGCTTGCAGTTTTTGAAGTTCTTAGATGATTATGAAGGTGATGGCCCAATTATAGTTCTATTAAGCCATTGTACGATCAAGGAAGCGCAGG GATCTTATCCCGCATCGATCAACAATTCTTTCAAGGCTTCAAAGTTAATTATTAACCAGCCTGTGATGGAGATTCAAGAATTCAATGAACG GCTTGCAGAGTTGGGCATTGAGGCCCAGTCAGGTTTTAAATCCCATGGTGAAGGGAGTACACAACTTTTAGGTTCTATCCAATTATCATCAAAAGAATCATTCTTTGGCAAGGCTGAGGCAAAGACTATTGTTGACATTAACACCATCTCTGAA TGCCATAAAAAAAGGGATGCAGAGATGGCGCCCTTTAGATGTGCATGCAGCAAATACAATAAGGAAGTTGTGCTTAG GCTTGAGGTGATGATCAACCAAGGAAATGAAAGCACAAAATTCCTGCTTTGGGACCGTGAATGCAGTGAATTAATTGGCCAATCAGCTGATGCAGTTAATAAGCTTAAAattgaag ATGGTGATGTTGATTTGAATGCTTCACCCCAAGCACTTGATAAGCTGTTGGGTCATGAACTTGCTTTCAAGATAAAGGTGCAACCCAAGTTCAGGAATTCTGCTGTTTTGAAGTGTTCAGCTGACTCGAGCATGATAAATGCTGTGATGGATATGCTAGCTGATGCTGAG ACATCTTCAAAAATGGATATCCCGGTTTCTGATTTCAATCATTCTGCTCAACATGAATCT CAATCCCTCTCTGTGACAGCAGATCATGATTCCATGCTTGGACTTGCCTTGACGCCTACCAAGCGGCAGACATTTCAGGATTGTGATGATGAAGCAGGGACCTCTCAAATTTAA
- the LOC114382461 gene encoding serine carboxypeptidase-like 40, which yields MKKLSLYACLLTLSLLIFLPHIKASQANKLDELILSRSSHNPPVTLSWAEEDALKMHSAAYVAPQEGLRQADKIVTLPGQPHGVNFDQYSGHVTVDPKTGRSLFYYFVESPHNSSAKPLVLWLNGGPGCSSLGYGAFEELGPFRVNSDGKTLFHNKYAWNEVANVLFLESPAGVGFSYSNTTSDYDRSGDKSTAKDAYVFLINWLERFPEYKTRKFYITGESYAGHYVPQLAYTILVNNKFSQQSINLKGIAIGNALIDDVTTIKGIFDYFWTHALNSDQTHHLIKKYCDFTSENISAACINATISSILEKGSIDSSNIYAPLCYDSSLKNGSTGSVYDFDPCSAYYVEAYLNRPEVQKALHAKPTNWTHCSGFDWKDSPTTILPIIEYLIASHIKLWIYSGDTDATVPVTSSRYSINTLRLPIQVDWHPWYSGNEVGGYVVGYKAVTFVTVRGAGHFVPSWQPARSLTMISSFLSGTLPPASPYDGF from the exons ATGAAGAAGCTTTCTCTTTACGCTTGTTTACTCACTTTGAGtctgctgatttttcttccccATATCAAAGCAAGTCAAGCTAATAAACTTGATGAGTTGATCCTATCTAGGAGCTCACATAATCCTCCTGTGACCCTTTCTTGGGCAGAGGAAGATGCATTGAAAATGCATTCTGCTGCTTATGTTGCGCCCCAAGAGGGACTAAGGCAAGCTGACAAGATTGTCACACTGCCTGGCCAGCCACATGGGGTGAACTTTGACCAATATTCAGGCCATGTCACAGTTGATCCAAAGACTGGAAGATCacttttctattattttgttgAGTCTCCACATAACTCTTCAGCTAAACCTTTAGTATTGTGGCTCAATGGAG GACCAGGTTGTTCCTCATTGGGGTATGGGGCATTTGAGGAGCTGGGACCCTTTAGAGTCAACTCTGATGGCAAAACACTATTTCATAACAAATATGCTTGGAATGAAG TGGCAAATGTGCTGTTCTTGGAATCCCCTGCTGGAGTGGGCTTTTCCTACTCAAACACTACCTCTGACTATGATCGTTCAGGAGATAAGTCTACTGCAAAAGATGCCTATGTTTTCCTGATCAATTGGCTAGAGAGGTTTCCAGAGTACAAAACCCGCAAGTTTTACATAACTGGAGAGAGCTATGCTGGCCATTATGTGCCTCAGCTTGCATACACTATTTTGGTGAACAATAAATTCAGTCAACAAAGCATTAACCTCAAAGGCATTGCT ATAGGGAATGCTTTGATTGATGATGTTACAACTATCAAGGGGATATTTGATTACTTTTGGACTCATGCTTTGAACTCAGATCAAACACATCATTTGATTAAGAAGTATTGCGACTTCACTTCGGAAAATATTTCAGCAGCATGTATTAATGCAACAATAAGTTCCATACTTGAGAAAGGAAGCATAGACTCCTCTAACATCTATGCTCCACTGTGTTATGACTCTTCTCTGAAAAATGGATCTACTGGTTCT GTATATGATTTTGACCCGTGTTCTGCCTACTATGTGGAAGCCTATCTAAATAGGCCAGAGGTCCAAAAAGCTCTTCATGCAAAACCCACAAATTGGACCCATTGCAG CGGCTTTGACTGGAAGGACAGCCCAACTACCATCCTACCCATCATTGAGTATCTCATTGCTAGCCACATTAAATTGTGGATATACAG TGGTGATACAGATGCAACGGTCCCAGTCACATCTTCCAGATATTCAATCAACACCCTGAGGCTCCCTATTCAGGTTGATTGGCATCCATGGTATTCTGGAAATGAG GTTGGAGGATATGTGGTGGGATACAAAGCAGTGACGTTTGTTACAGTAAGAGGAGCAGGACATTTTGTTCCAAGCTGGCAACCAGCCCGATCTTTGACCATGATCTCATCATTCCTCTCTGGAACCCTGCCTCCTGCTTCACCATACGATGGATTCTAA